A region from the Rosa rugosa chromosome 6, drRosRugo1.1, whole genome shotgun sequence genome encodes:
- the LOC133717972 gene encoding uncharacterized protein LOC133717972: MPHLVRENLFIGNITDAVDVLQNGSATVTHILSVLSSASISFFSEYKKGLTIPTKDITKVYAGGCGASASEDDGSGGKLLYLLEYAGKDLKLVRMGVPVRDMESENLLDYLEVCLDFIDKSRKEGSVLVHCFAGVSRSAAIITAYLMRTEQLSQEDALGSLRQSCEFVCPNDGFLNQLKMYEDMGFKVDHASPIYKSFRLKILGESYYRGDKIDSSKFGADPGLPSEVTSQVESSPIGGKTGTSAFRCKKCRRLVAVQDNVVDHIPGQGETSFEWRKRKSSNYNNFEDSECSSIFVEPLKWMTAVEEGAMEGKLSCAHCEARLGYFNWSGIQCSCGSWITPAFQLHRSRVDMSSV; the protein is encoded by the exons ATGCCGCACCTCGTTCGCGAGAATCTCTTCATCGGCAACATCACCGACGCCGTCGACGTACTCCAAAACGGCAGCGCCACCGTCACTCATATTCTCTCCGTCCTCAGCTCCGCCTCGATTTCCTTCTTCTCCGAATACAAGAAGGGTCTCACCATCCCCACCAAGGACATAACCAAGGTCTACGCCGGCGGCTGCGGCGCCTCCGCCTCCGAGGATGATGGCTCCGGGGGTAAGCTGCTGTACTTGTTGGAATATGCGGGGAAGGATTTGAAGCTGGTGAGAATGGGGGTTCCTGTTAGGGATATGGAGAGTGAGAATTTGCTGGATTATTTGGAGgtgtgtttggattttattGATAAGAGTAGAAAAGAGGGCTCTGTTTTGGTGCATTGCTTTGCTGGTGTGTCTAGAAG TGCAGCTATCATTACAGCATATCTTATGAGAACAGAACAGTTATCGCAAGAAG ATGCACTAGGATCCCTGCGACAGAGCTGTGAGTTTGTTTGCCCCAATGATGGTTTTCTAAATCAG ctAAAAATGTACGAAGATATGGGCTTCAAGGTTGATCATGCCAGCCCCATATATAAGTCTTTTCGTCTCAAAATATTGG GTGAATCTTATTATCGCGGAGATAAAATAGACAGCTCTAAATTTGGTGCTGATCCTGGTTTGCCCAGTGAAGTTACCTCTCAAGTGGAATCATCTCCAATTGGAGGAAAAACTGGGACATCTGCATTTCGCTGCAAAAAATGCCGACGACTTGTTGCAGTACAGGATAATGTTGTGGACCACATTCCAGGTCAGGGTGAGACATCTTTTGAATGGCGCAAGCGGAAAAGTAGCAACTATAACAACTTTGAGGATTCTGAATGTTCATCCATATTTGTTGAGCCTTTAAAATGGATGACAGCAG TGGAAGAAGGTGCAATGGAAGGCAAGTTGTCCTGTGCACATTGTGAAGCTCGTCTGGGTTACTTCAACTGGTCAGGCATCCAATGCAGTTGCGGGAGCTGGATCACCCCTGCCTTCCAGCTCCATAGAAGCCGAGTGGACATGAGCAGCGTCTAA